In Sphaeramia orbicularis chromosome 5, fSphaOr1.1, whole genome shotgun sequence, a genomic segment contains:
- the snai1a gene encoding snail family zinc finger 1a yields the protein MPRSFLVKKYFAKQKPNYSELECQNDTSLERFPLAELSSGDNSSTTCFTTGLVWDLSVLPTLYLPTSQTEPSATSGPLDLSSPSSLSSNASSSGEEDEGRTSDPPSPEPVHTYAPRQRMKCTGVMAHVSPPEEEEEREAPVTAARPAFLCKHCPKEYTSLGALKMHIRSHTLPCVCTTCGKAFSRPWLLRGHIRTHTGERPFSCPHCNRAFADRSNLRAHLQTHAEVKKYQCGVCSRTFSRMSLLQKHSSSGCCSATA from the exons ATGCCGCGGTCTTTTTTAGTCAAAAAGTACTTCGCTAAACAAAAGCCAAACTACAGTGAACTTGAATGTCAGAATG ACACTTCATTGGAGAGGTTTCCTCTGGCGGAGCTCTCCTCAGGGGACAACAGCAGCACCACCTGCTTCACAACAGGCCTAGTGTGGGACCTGAGCGTCTTGCCCACCCTCTACCTGCCCACCTCTCAAACAGAGCCCTCTGCCACATCAGGCCCCTTGGACCTCAGCTCCCCCTCCAGCCTGAGCAGCAATGCCAGCAGTAGTGGAGAGGAGGACGAAGGGCGCACCTCGGACCCCCCCAGTCCCGAACCCGTGCACACGTACGCCCCCCGTCAGCGGATGAAATGTACAGGCGTCATGGCCCACGTCAGTCctccagaggaagaggaggagagagaagccCCTGTGACAGCAGCCAGGCCGGCGTTCCTCTGCAAACACTGCCCCAAAGAGTACACCAGCCTGGGGGCGCTGAAGATGCACATCCGCTCCCACACCCTGCCCTGCGTGTGCACCACCTGTGGAAAGGCCTTCTCCAGACCGTGGCTGCTCCGAGGACACATCCGCACACACACAG GCGAGCGCCCCTTCTCCTGCCCCCACTGCAACCGGGCCTTTGCGGACCGCTCCAACCTGCGGGCTCATCTGCAGACCCATGCCGAAGTGAAGAAGTACCAGTGCGGCGTCTGCTCTCGCACCTTCAGCCGGATGTCACTGCTGCAGAAACACAGCTCCTCAGGGTGCTGCTCCGCTACAGCCTGA